A window of the Thermoleophilia bacterium SCSIO 60948 genome harbors these coding sequences:
- a CDS encoding MurR/RpiR family transcriptional regulator: MTKTATKARAADTQAVETADATAPEPASAVVRPGGRSLSAYITERFEEFSRSQKEVARYIVDHLDEAAFQTAEELARRADTSSSTVVRFSQALGFEGYPELQQAAIEEYRSRPGEGTTEPLVAFDHSEFESSLATDHANVEETVRNLTSEQVDACVAALAGANRVMIVGLDQLAFFASYLRHLLALLDIRAEVIASPRQDAITRLSRVDEDSLVIAFSAGGAHPIVIRAMKLARHRGASTMAITDATLSEVGDHVDNTLYYSSNSPSFTRSNTSLLALVQALAYGVYAQDKGAFKDRIRAFKLK; the protein is encoded by the coding sequence GTGACCAAGACCGCCACCAAGGCCCGCGCGGCCGACACGCAAGCAGTCGAGACCGCCGACGCCACGGCGCCGGAGCCGGCCAGCGCCGTCGTCCGTCCGGGCGGTCGCAGCCTCTCGGCCTACATCACCGAGCGCTTCGAGGAGTTCTCGCGCTCGCAGAAGGAGGTCGCGCGCTACATCGTCGATCACCTCGACGAAGCCGCCTTCCAGACGGCCGAGGAGCTGGCCCGCCGCGCCGACACCTCGTCCTCGACCGTCGTTCGCTTCTCGCAGGCACTGGGCTTCGAGGGCTACCCCGAGCTTCAGCAGGCCGCGATCGAGGAGTACCGCTCGCGCCCCGGTGAGGGCACGACGGAGCCGCTCGTCGCCTTCGATCACTCGGAGTTCGAGAGCTCCCTCGCGACGGACCACGCAAACGTCGAGGAGACGGTCCGCAACCTGACCTCCGAGCAGGTCGACGCCTGCGTCGCCGCGCTCGCGGGTGCGAATCGCGTGATGATCGTGGGCCTCGACCAGCTCGCCTTCTTCGCCTCCTACCTGCGCCACCTCCTCGCCCTCCTCGACATCCGGGCCGAGGTCATCGCGAGCCCGCGTCAGGACGCGATCACCCGGCTCAGCCGGGTCGACGAGGACTCGCTGGTCATCGCCTTCTCGGCCGGCGGCGCCCACCCGATCGTGATCCGCGCCATGAAGCTTGCCCGCCACCGCGGCGCATCGACGATGGCGATCACCGACGCGACCCTCTCCGAGGTCGGAGACCACGTCGACAACACGCTCTACTACTCCTCGAACAGCCCGTCGTTCACGCGTTCGAACACTTCTCTGCTCGCGCTCGTCCAGGCGCTCGCCTACGGCGTCTACGCACAGGACAAGGGTGCGTTCAAGGACCGCATCCGCGCCTTCAAGCTCAAGTAG
- a CDS encoding sigma-70 family RNA polymerase sigma factor, giving the protein MATRADTPGEGEWGDPELLERLAERDEDALRRVYERVGAPVFALLLRTLDERSDAEDVLQQVMLELWQRAPSYDPSRGTLVTWAMNIARSRAIDLLRRRVPEPIGAGTDPELERRLGAIDDDPVERMVERHRVAGLLRGLPAVEREVLRLRFYEGLSQREIAARLDAPLGTVKMRMVSGLRRLREAIEEDA; this is encoded by the coding sequence TTGGCTACGCGAGCTGACACGCCGGGTGAGGGTGAGTGGGGAGACCCCGAGCTGCTCGAGCGGCTGGCGGAGCGCGACGAGGATGCGCTCCGGCGCGTCTACGAGCGCGTCGGCGCGCCGGTCTTCGCCCTCCTGTTGCGAACGCTCGACGAACGAAGCGACGCCGAGGACGTGCTCCAACAGGTCATGCTCGAGCTCTGGCAACGCGCCCCGAGCTACGACCCGAGCAGGGGCACGCTCGTGACCTGGGCGATGAACATCGCTCGCAGTCGCGCGATCGACCTTCTGCGCCGGCGAGTGCCCGAACCGATCGGCGCGGGGACCGACCCGGAGCTAGAGCGGCGTCTCGGTGCGATCGATGACGACCCGGTCGAGCGGATGGTCGAGCGCCATCGAGTCGCCGGTCTGCTGCGTGGCCTGCCGGCGGTCGAGCGCGAGGTCCTTCGCTTGCGCTTCTACGAGGGCCTGAGTCAACGCGAGATCGCCGCGCGACTCGACGCCCCGCTCGGGACCGTGAAGATGCGGATGGTCTCGGGGCTGCGACGACTGCGCGAGGCGATCGAGGAGGACGCATGA